GTTCCCCAATCTCTCGGGATCTCTTCCGCTCTCGGAGTCCATTCTTTCCATTGGACAGCCAAACCCATGCCTTTCACCTTCTTAACCTTGAATTCAAACTCGTCTTCATCGTTTCCATCAAGAGCGGGACAATCGCCATACCCTCCAAGACTTCCAACCAGCCATCGCTTACTTCCCCCACAGGCGCCAGCAATGTCAAGCACACCCCACAGTTCTGCGAGTGACACTTCATTCACGCTAGAGCCTGTAAAGAAATCTCGGACCTTGGCTCTGACCTCCTCCGGGGACGACCTTTGGCCGATACCAGGGGCGGTGGCTGGAAGGGTAAATCTTCCTGCGAGCTTGTGCGGATGGGAAGATTCTTTGGAAGAGGGTGTGAACGGGAGCTGCATAGTGCGAACTGAGCGGGGTGAACGGAGGGGCATGCCAGTTGCAATTCGGAAGATGGCTGTTTGAGACGCATAGATAGGTCGAGGAGATTCGGTAATGTCATCACATGGGTAGAATGACGGGATAGAAGAGCTGCCAACGCCAGAAACCTCAACATAGTATCTGTTCAAGTCAGTTACGGCGTGTAGAGTGTAAACCGGACATGCTGGGACTCACCCCCAATCGGCAGCTGCGGTCTCTGCCCAGTTCCTGAATTCAGCACCAGTCATCTCAATCTTGTGATCAGAATGTCTGAAAACTCGATCCGTTCTTCCAGTAGGGTCGACAAATCCCTTTCTGGCAAAGCAGTCCCCATTAGCTTTGGGGAATTTAGCGTTGAAGTCGAAATTCTAATTATTTTTGTTAACGCTGCGAGATATGGATTAAAGAAATCACTCACAGGAGTCGAGATAAGCATAATGCGCGGTCGATAAGTACCCAAAGTAACCACACCAAATCGACTGAGCACATTCGGGTCCAAATGCTCAATCACCTCCAACGCCGTAATCGCCTCGTAACCTTCAAGCCTCGCGTTATACTTTTCCAGCCCACCGAGCCATAGTTCAGTAGTAATAGGCTCCCATCTCGGTCGTGGCGGGGGGAATGTCGATGTTTCCGAGGCAGGTGAAATGACCGAAAGGGCGGGGTTCATAACTTCGGGATTGGCGTCGATA
This DNA window, taken from Cryptococcus gattii WM276 chromosome C, complete sequence, encodes the following:
- a CDS encoding uncharacterized protein (Similar to TIGR gene model, INSD accession AAW42025.1), producing the protein MPPPGEFNFDQSSDESPELLPRDALPETDHIPEVSMVEESTVTGVTFTPELWMQRRQWALQTLRKEGVRSVLDLGCGPGALLETLVMPPSTICEPPIREESYKTQHAEDEEEDFDQEDELFISRLAGIDANPEVMNPALSVISPASETSTFPPPRPRWEPITTELWLGGLEKYNARLEGYEAITALEVIEHLDPNVLSRFGVVTLGTYRPRIMLISTPNFDFNAKFPKANGDCFARKGFVDPTGRTDRVFRHSDHKIEMTGAEFRNWAETAAADWGYYVEVSGVGSSSIPSFYPCDDITESPRPIYASQTAIFRIATGMPLRSPRSVRTMQLPFTPSSKESSHPHKLAGRFTLPATAPGIGQRSSPEEVRAKVRDFFTGSSVNEVSLAELWGVLDIAGACGGSKRWLVGSLGGYGDCPALDGNDEDEFEFKVKKVKGMGLAVQWKEWTPRAEEIPRDWGTPVQNGREHTSHTPAQGW